One Candidatus Korarchaeum sp. genomic region harbors:
- a CDS encoding HEPN domain-containing protein, whose protein sequence is MSTSRGVSPDTSEWLKLCVEDCHRALRTYDEEDRIERVFVGEIIKEDFCWNMCHLSPCYGCQYRGTDRCEYCEANCGIGSGEISCPLKNRPTFNDVCYHAQQAYEKFLKGLIRMGGEEPPRTHDLMNLVGRVRTHGETLTEELISCARKLNGYNEVRYRPTRLNDKEIKDCLECVRLLLRYLDERYPHGAN, encoded by the coding sequence ATGAGTACATCGAGAGGAGTCTCTCCCGATACCTCTGAGTGGCTCAAGTTGTGCGTCGAGGACTGCCATCGCGCGCTGCGAACTTACGATGAGGAGGATCGGATTGAGAGGGTTTTCGTGGGTGAGATCATCAAGGAGGATTTTTGCTGGAACATGTGTCACCTCTCACCGTGTTACGGATGCCAGTACAGGGGAACGGATCGCTGTGAGTACTGTGAGGCTAACTGCGGAATAGGGAGCGGTGAGATAAGCTGTCCCCTGAAAAACCGGCCAACGTTCAACGACGTTTGCTATCACGCTCAACAAGCGTACGAGAAGTTCCTCAAGGGACTCATCAGGATGGGAGGAGAGGAACCACCGAGGACCCACGATCTGATGAACCTAGTGGGTCGAGTTCGCACTCACGGTGAAACGCTCACCGAGGAGCTGATATCCTGCGCACGTAAGCTGAATGGATATAACGAGGTCAGGTATCGTCCCACGAGGCTGAACGATAAGGAGATAAAAGACTGCTTGGAATGCGTCAGGCTCCTCCTGCGTTACCTGGACGAGAGGTATCCGCATGGGGCTAACTGA
- a CDS encoding CoB--CoM heterodisulfide reductase iron-sulfur subunit A family protein, giving the protein MPKVGVYVCHCGKNIAGKVDVQRVAAELKKHPAVAVSRHYHFMCSSSGQDLIKRDIRAGRIDRVVVAACSPKLHEPLFRGVLEEAGLNFGYFEQANIRELVSWSTEDPEEATKKALAYTWAAVEKVLEAEPVESSEFAVAREALVIGGGVAGIAAALDLAEKGIRVHLVERSPTIGGKMALLDRVFPTGDCSLCILTPMMAEAEHHGNVSIHTLCEVVGVSGSVGDFRVRVRRRARHVDEGRCVACGLCADSCPVEVENEWYMRLGKRKAVYIPFPQSVPRAYVVDEANCLFFRDGSCRRCEEVCPAKAIDLRGREEEFELKVGAIIVATGADEYDASNLRKYGYGKIADVITHLGFESLINVNGPTQGHLRRPSDGKVPESILFIQCAGSRDVNNNPYCSSVCCMMTLKHAEIVRMEYPGTKVYVTYVDMRTPKKGFEEMYRRVREEGVVFIRGKPSEVRREGDRLIVEVYDEILGERLRLDVDMVVLAAGLSPSEGTVSVSKLLNIPRDLYGFLQELHPKLKPVQTSRPGVFICGTAQGPKDIPDSVTQAKAAASEAARILMLGRITVTGEKARVNEELCTGCGACVEECPFSAISLENGRASVISLACAGCGTCQGACPTGAIERRLYGHGQILNQVDGMLEVVA; this is encoded by the coding sequence ATGCCTAAGGTGGGGGTTTACGTCTGTCACTGTGGCAAGAACATAGCGGGCAAGGTCGACGTTCAGAGGGTGGCCGCTGAGCTGAAGAAGCACCCAGCCGTGGCCGTCTCGAGGCACTACCACTTCATGTGCAGTAGCTCCGGACAGGACCTGATAAAGAGGGACATAAGGGCTGGGAGGATCGATAGGGTCGTAGTGGCCGCCTGCAGCCCGAAGCTACACGAACCCCTCTTCAGAGGTGTTCTGGAGGAGGCCGGCCTCAACTTCGGTTACTTCGAGCAGGCCAACATAAGGGAACTGGTCTCCTGGTCCACCGAGGACCCCGAGGAGGCCACCAAGAAGGCCTTGGCCTACACCTGGGCGGCCGTGGAGAAGGTGCTCGAGGCCGAACCCGTTGAGAGCAGCGAGTTCGCGGTCGCTAGGGAGGCTCTAGTGATAGGAGGGGGGGTGGCCGGCATAGCGGCGGCTCTGGACCTGGCTGAGAAGGGGATAAGGGTTCACCTGGTGGAGAGGAGCCCCACGATAGGGGGTAAGATGGCCCTCCTTGACAGGGTGTTCCCGACGGGGGACTGCTCGCTCTGCATACTCACCCCCATGATGGCCGAGGCGGAGCACCACGGCAACGTGTCGATACACACGCTCTGCGAGGTGGTCGGGGTGAGCGGCTCGGTCGGGGACTTCAGGGTCAGGGTCAGGAGGAGGGCTAGGCACGTCGACGAGGGCAGGTGCGTGGCCTGCGGTCTCTGCGCAGACTCCTGCCCGGTGGAGGTTGAGAACGAGTGGTACATGAGGCTGGGGAAGAGGAAGGCAGTCTACATACCCTTCCCACAATCGGTCCCCAGGGCTTATGTCGTCGATGAGGCCAACTGCCTTTTCTTCAGGGACGGGAGCTGCAGGAGATGCGAGGAGGTCTGTCCGGCGAAGGCGATCGACCTGAGAGGGAGGGAGGAGGAGTTCGAGCTGAAGGTGGGAGCCATAATCGTGGCTACGGGCGCCGATGAGTACGATGCCTCTAACCTGAGGAAGTACGGATACGGGAAGATAGCTGACGTGATAACTCATCTCGGGTTCGAGTCCCTGATAAACGTCAATGGACCGACTCAGGGGCACCTGAGGAGGCCCTCGGACGGGAAGGTCCCGGAGAGCATACTCTTCATACAGTGCGCGGGTAGCAGGGACGTCAACAACAACCCCTACTGCTCCAGCGTCTGCTGCATGATGACGCTGAAGCACGCTGAGATAGTGAGAATGGAGTACCCCGGGACGAAGGTCTACGTGACCTACGTAGACATGAGGACCCCCAAGAAGGGGTTCGAGGAGATGTACAGGAGGGTGAGGGAGGAGGGGGTGGTCTTCATAAGGGGGAAACCGAGCGAGGTCAGGAGGGAGGGAGATAGGCTGATCGTGGAGGTTTACGATGAGATACTCGGTGAGAGGCTTAGGCTGGACGTCGATATGGTGGTACTGGCAGCGGGGCTATCGCCATCGGAGGGAACGGTCTCGGTATCGAAGCTGCTCAACATACCCAGGGACCTCTACGGGTTCCTGCAGGAGCTCCACCCCAAGCTGAAGCCCGTTCAGACCTCCAGGCCGGGCGTGTTCATATGCGGCACCGCCCAGGGTCCGAAGGACATCCCGGACTCGGTCACTCAAGCTAAGGCTGCGGCCAGCGAGGCGGCGAGGATCCTGATGCTCGGGAGGATCACGGTAACCGGGGAGAAGGCCAGGGTCAATGAGGAGCTGTGCACCGGCTGCGGGGCCTGCGTCGAGGAGTGTCCCTTCTCGGCCATATCGCTCGAGAACGGGAGGGCTAGCGTGATATCGCTGGCATGCGCCGGCTGTGGCACGTGCCAAGGGGCTTGTCCCACCGGAGCGATAGAGAGGAGGCTCTACGGTCACGGGCAGATACTCAACCAGGTCGATGGTATGCTGGAGGTGGTGGCTTGA
- the cas7a gene encoding type I-A CRISPR-associated protein Cas7/Csa2 — translation MSDPFVSIRGRVLINVEALNMTESVGNYVKHRRVPVIMPGSYATYFAPAVSGESIAHGYQQVLAEVAMGRGIPVCKLCSKGYFLKSSNDNVFRESFGMEPPESEREFERVVIKNCVVEDVGGFLYAPGGGGKNVKRTSNFFVGYMVPVREALENVVIEPQLHARYALGTPFVERGGRVGGQMIYYVELASAVYTFSFDLDTKYIGKATFTLEGREDVVVDDRKGRIKASLDALHKFMTEMLFGAKRTRFLPAVEWESLVVAVSDDIWTVPSSFSRAYVERAEEKASRVNYNTELFKYPEMGSFEKVLGEAIEEAKKRLEG, via the coding sequence ATGAGCGATCCCTTCGTCTCGATCAGGGGTAGGGTCCTGATCAACGTTGAGGCCCTCAACATGACCGAGAGCGTGGGTAACTACGTGAAGCACAGGAGGGTGCCCGTGATAATGCCCGGGAGCTACGCTACCTACTTCGCCCCTGCGGTGAGCGGTGAGAGCATAGCCCACGGCTACCAGCAGGTGCTGGCTGAGGTAGCTATGGGCAGAGGGATTCCCGTTTGTAAGCTCTGCAGTAAGGGTTACTTCCTGAAGAGCAGCAACGATAACGTGTTTAGAGAGTCGTTCGGAATGGAGCCGCCCGAGAGTGAGAGAGAGTTCGAGAGGGTGGTCATCAAGAACTGTGTTGTGGAGGACGTCGGTGGCTTCCTATACGCCCCCGGAGGCGGTGGCAAGAATGTCAAGAGGACCTCGAACTTCTTCGTGGGCTACATGGTGCCCGTGAGGGAGGCTCTGGAGAACGTGGTGATAGAGCCGCAGCTCCACGCTAGGTACGCGCTGGGTACTCCGTTCGTGGAGAGAGGTGGAAGGGTAGGAGGGCAGATGATATACTACGTGGAGCTTGCCTCGGCCGTCTACACGTTCAGCTTCGACCTGGACACGAAGTACATCGGGAAGGCAACGTTCACGTTAGAGGGACGCGAAGATGTCGTCGTAGATGACAGAAAGGGGAGAATAAAGGCTTCGTTAGATGCTCTACATAAGTTCATGACGGAGATGCTCTTCGGGGCGAAGAGGACCAGGTTCCTCCCCGCGGTCGAGTGGGAGTCCCTGGTCGTAGCGGTGAGCGATGACATCTGGACCGTGCCCAGCTCCTTCTCCAGGGCTTACGTGGAGAGAGCCGAGGAGAAGGCGAGCAGGGTGAACTACAATACCGAGCTATTCAAGTATCCCGAGATGGGGAGCTTTGAGAAGGTGCTGGGGGAGGCCATAGAGGAGGCCAAGAAGAGGTTGGAGGGATGA
- a CDS encoding type I-A CRISPR-associated protein Csa5: MSVLARLLAVLVAENWSYTYVDKLAYAPSKDLALYYLRESLRDFHSLMNKTDWDNPRARDEASKIDMSAVERELQEIEGVRSMRELREKVSLLAAKALSLSSWLMSEVRS; this comes from the coding sequence ATGAGCGTTTTGGCCAGATTGCTCGCCGTCCTCGTGGCCGAGAACTGGAGTTACACGTACGTCGATAAGCTCGCCTACGCTCCCTCCAAGGACCTGGCCCTCTACTACCTCAGGGAATCGCTGAGGGACTTCCATTCCCTCATGAACAAGACGGATTGGGATAACCCGAGGGCGAGGGATGAGGCCTCCAAGATAGATATGAGCGCGGTTGAGAGGGAGCTTCAGGAAATAGAGGGAGTGAGGAGCATGAGGGAACTGAGGGAGAAGGTCTCCCTGTTAGCTGCTAAGGCCCTCTCCCTATCCTCCTGGCTCATGAGTGAGGTGAGATCATGA
- the cas6 gene encoding CRISPR system precrRNA processing endoribonuclease RAMP protein Cas6 — protein MRLAKLYTFEMEFIERAELPRWKGNIIRGAIGANLLRKFCLYDGDCGNCSMLLRCPYGYLFEAKSKGIVLRKLEGFTKPYVLKPPLSDSVEFSEGDPLSFSVVLFGDAVGFEKQLLSAVIEMGRRGIGRRERRGRVVLKRAFVENPFSREKGLLYDGKDVYEPRVWIRESDIGRRIGRIFKLRFLTPFMLMKDGKLLRELEFGNLFPFMLRKYSAILQQYVGAMNIDVRKAIRESMGVRLLSDRISEVNFKYKGEDQTFLTGELLYSGSLRKDARKPLLFCQLSHIGKRSSFGFGWYEVLSLSP, from the coding sequence TTGAGGTTAGCTAAGCTCTATACGTTCGAGATGGAGTTCATCGAAAGAGCTGAGCTACCCAGGTGGAAGGGGAACATCATAAGAGGAGCGATAGGGGCTAACCTCCTAAGGAAGTTCTGCCTTTACGATGGGGACTGTGGGAACTGCAGCATGCTCCTCAGATGCCCATACGGCTACCTCTTCGAGGCTAAGTCGAAGGGGATAGTGCTGAGGAAGCTGGAGGGATTCACGAAGCCCTACGTCCTGAAGCCTCCTCTCTCCGATAGCGTCGAGTTCTCCGAGGGGGATCCTCTGAGCTTCTCCGTTGTGCTCTTCGGTGACGCCGTGGGCTTCGAGAAGCAGCTTCTATCTGCCGTCATTGAGATGGGGAGGAGGGGGATTGGGAGGAGGGAGAGGAGGGGGAGGGTCGTTCTCAAGCGGGCTTTCGTCGAGAATCCCTTCTCGAGGGAGAAGGGGCTCCTTTACGATGGTAAAGATGTTTATGAGCCGAGGGTGTGGATAAGGGAGAGCGATATAGGGCGCAGGATCGGGAGGATCTTCAAGCTGAGGTTCCTCACGCCCTTCATGCTCATGAAGGACGGAAAGCTCCTGAGGGAGCTGGAGTTCGGGAACTTGTTCCCCTTCATGTTGAGGAAGTACTCAGCGATACTTCAGCAGTACGTGGGTGCGATGAACATCGACGTGAGGAAAGCGATTCGGGAGTCCATGGGCGTGAGGCTGCTGAGCGACAGGATCAGCGAGGTCAACTTCAAGTACAAGGGGGAGGATCAGACCTTCCTGACCGGGGAGCTCCTCTACTCCGGGAGCCTCCGCAAGGACGCGAGGAAGCCCCTCCTGTTCTGCCAGCTGTCGCACATAGGGAAGAGGAGCAGCTTCGGCTTCGGGTGGTACGAGGTCCTCTCCCTTTCCCCATGA
- a CDS encoding 4Fe-4S dicluster domain-containing protein → MSLAEEVKKLSGQDVMLCFQCGECSSSCQMVGFKGFSPTKLIHALQLNREDLVGSYELCLHCFLCSVRCPQGISFPDVATSLSNISVRRGKVDRVERALLSELSSGGSVNSAYFALRSLGAPMLISVLRLSGLRGLRMVSLLLRRAGVREDLLREVREIVGKV, encoded by the coding sequence TTGAGCTTGGCCGAGGAGGTGAAGAAACTATCGGGGCAGGACGTCATGCTCTGCTTTCAGTGCGGTGAGTGCTCATCCTCCTGCCAGATGGTGGGGTTCAAGGGGTTCTCGCCGACCAAGCTGATCCACGCGCTCCAGCTGAACAGGGAGGACCTCGTGGGGAGCTACGAGCTCTGCCTCCACTGCTTCCTCTGCTCCGTCAGGTGCCCCCAGGGGATCAGCTTCCCCGATGTGGCTACGTCCCTCTCCAACATCTCCGTCAGGAGGGGTAAGGTTGACAGGGTGGAGAGGGCGTTGCTGAGCGAGCTCTCGTCGGGGGGCTCCGTCAACTCGGCGTACTTCGCCCTGAGGAGCCTAGGTGCCCCCATGTTGATCTCCGTACTGAGGCTCTCGGGGCTCAGGGGGCTGAGGATGGTCTCCCTCCTCCTCAGGAGGGCCGGCGTGAGGGAGGACCTGCTCAGGGAGGTGAGGGAGATTGTCGGGAAGGTCTGA
- the cas5a gene encoding type I-A CRISPR-associated protein Cas5a, whose translation MSYPAFIVDLEFVWGFQARIVGLSKTSPSFHYPPPTTFLGALGHSIARELGVGESSGGEIIARLGRKLLALGVRPVNCVPLVYEDLSRILAVKVTSGVLYPDPRNLAGSYDSPARGKTAMMSLDDKAPTLRFALIFKEDFMDFNGKSVKIGEDHFWKIHRIGSKESRVSVVNVERLEARLSQKKVSSTYYSFPVSKYVTPKEEIQSKWLYEVYIDPRSVSYTSRENPFLSYSGGRLLPYRIPIMVSRFDPPEYMLEVMAPVLYELEGEVIVGWSE comes from the coding sequence ATGAGCTACCCAGCTTTCATAGTCGACTTGGAGTTCGTCTGGGGGTTCCAGGCCAGGATAGTGGGCCTATCGAAGACCTCGCCCTCCTTTCACTACCCACCCCCTACTACCTTCCTGGGTGCCCTGGGCCACTCCATAGCCAGGGAGCTTGGGGTGGGCGAGAGCTCAGGAGGGGAGATCATCGCTAGACTCGGTAGGAAGCTCCTGGCTCTGGGCGTCAGGCCCGTGAACTGCGTTCCCCTAGTTTACGAGGACCTGAGCAGGATATTAGCCGTGAAGGTAACCTCTGGAGTCCTATATCCTGATCCCAGAAACCTAGCTGGGTCTTACGACTCTCCGGCCAGGGGAAAGACTGCTATGATGAGTTTAGACGATAAGGCTCCCACCCTGAGGTTCGCCTTGATCTTCAAGGAGGACTTCATGGACTTTAACGGGAAAAGCGTCAAGATAGGGGAGGATCACTTCTGGAAGATCCATAGGATAGGATCCAAGGAAAGTAGGGTCTCCGTAGTCAACGTAGAGCGATTAGAAGCTCGATTATCGCAGAAGAAAGTCTCTTCCACTTACTACAGCTTTCCAGTGTCCAAATACGTGACACCGAAGGAAGAGATCCAGAGTAAGTGGCTTTACGAGGTTTACATCGATCCGAGGAGCGTGAGCTACACTTCCAGGGAGAACCCCTTCCTGAGCTACTCGGGAGGGAGGCTCCTGCCCTACAGGATACCGATCATGGTGAGCAGGTTCGACCCCCCTGAGTACATGCTGGAGGTGATGGCTCCGGTGTTATACGAGCTCGAGGGCGAGGTCATCGTGGGGTGGAGTGAATGA
- a CDS encoding hydrogenase iron-sulfur subunit, which produces MIGFCCNECAYAAADLAGSTHRRNPTNVLVVRIPCSGAFDPSWLIYALARGADAAFVAGCRKGECHYVDGNLKAESRVAFVKELLRAVGVEPERVEMFFMASSEPHKFVAAAEEMARRVEELGPLPRAVRLGRVRIGKKGNLVEALRAIAREIRDLALPEVPGFKVPVYGESCAGCGACVEACEQGALRMIDSDGFRRILLNSAKCSACGDCVKACEESGESSLRLGSVRVSQLLEEWSEAIRIPLESCEVCGRYFATARELERADSPRVCPSCKGVSAAISIAFGRVRA; this is translated from the coding sequence GTGATCGGGTTCTGCTGTAACGAGTGCGCCTACGCTGCCGCCGATCTAGCCGGCAGCACCCACAGGAGGAATCCCACCAACGTGCTGGTCGTCAGGATACCCTGCTCAGGCGCCTTCGACCCCTCTTGGCTCATCTACGCTCTAGCTAGGGGGGCCGATGCCGCCTTCGTCGCTGGCTGTAGGAAGGGGGAGTGCCACTACGTCGACGGCAACCTGAAGGCTGAGAGTAGGGTGGCTTTCGTGAAGGAGCTCCTGAGGGCGGTTGGAGTGGAACCCGAGAGGGTCGAGATGTTCTTCATGGCCTCCTCGGAACCCCATAAGTTCGTGGCGGCGGCCGAGGAGATGGCCAGGAGGGTCGAGGAGCTCGGTCCCCTCCCGAGGGCGGTGAGGCTGGGGAGGGTGAGGATTGGGAAGAAGGGGAACCTTGTGGAGGCCCTGAGGGCCATTGCCAGGGAGATCAGGGACCTAGCTCTACCGGAGGTGCCCGGGTTCAAGGTGCCCGTCTACGGTGAGAGTTGCGCCGGTTGCGGGGCCTGCGTCGAGGCCTGTGAGCAGGGGGCCCTGAGGATGATCGACTCAGATGGCTTCAGGAGGATCCTACTGAACTCAGCCAAGTGTTCAGCTTGCGGCGACTGCGTGAAGGCATGCGAGGAGAGCGGTGAGTCCTCACTGAGGTTAGGGAGCGTGAGGGTGTCGCAGCTGCTGGAGGAGTGGAGCGAAGCAATTAGGATCCCCCTGGAGAGCTGCGAGGTGTGCGGTAGGTACTTCGCCACAGCCAGGGAACTCGAGAGGGCTGACTCACCCAGGGTCTGCCCCAGCTGCAAGGGAGTCTCGGCAGCCATCTCCATAGCCTTCGGGAGGGTGAGGGCTTGA
- the cas3 gene encoding CRISPR-associated helicase Cas3' — MGLTDYVESILTTIPERKRRPFLYHASLRAEESSITVIEAPTGYGKTVISQAMALRSLDDGLKCIVSFPLRTLLEDQLSKFRETFRSLKLNDKLIGARYMHHPGSRYLSMPITLTTVDTLSLTLFGIAPEDIGKAFGRYDGTSTGSLGHYLFSRAMVLLSDLVLDEVHLLSDSTKSLNFLVALIRIFAEHGGRITFMSATIPNSLKKLLRDECKDIGISIVEFSEDSDEDFLNERKRKRYSLSLEKLRPEDKFDGILEFLREARRDGFRRSIVVFNTVREAISFYDRVRRDGSLVSEDKLLLIHSRFTGEDRERIFGRVKELRGSEEYLIVSTQVIEAGVDVSSDIFVTDLAPAASLIQRLGRFLRYDEKCGRVMIWYESLDGNRYKGVYDTELVRSTLHFLEDESDVNFHVPSSYKRLLDHVYPECSFTVNPSEVRDLINIPMALRDPFMAIRKFMELEGSFVRESTLVPVVPSSLVRDHLRVEDMLIPMDLSVVCRIRPDEELVRKGCSTKGGKRSSPPERVPPAHSGSGPTLVERVKIEDSFWLPEERVKEKVIRHMLSSCFVAFIMKGRYDRDLGMVIEHEGEGP; from the coding sequence ATGGGGCTAACTGACTACGTTGAGAGCATCCTCACTACGATTCCCGAAAGGAAGAGGAGGCCCTTCCTGTACCACGCGTCCCTCAGGGCTGAGGAGAGCAGCATCACGGTGATCGAAGCACCCACAGGCTACGGGAAGACCGTCATATCTCAAGCCATGGCGCTCAGGTCCCTCGACGATGGGCTGAAGTGCATAGTCTCCTTCCCCCTCCGCACCCTGCTTGAGGATCAGCTCTCCAAGTTTAGGGAAACTTTCCGCAGTTTGAAGCTGAATGACAAACTCATCGGGGCTAGATACATGCACCACCCCGGGTCAAGGTACCTCTCGATGCCGATCACGCTCACCACCGTGGATACGCTCTCCCTAACGCTCTTCGGGATCGCCCCTGAGGACATAGGGAAGGCGTTCGGACGCTACGATGGCACATCAACCGGAAGCCTGGGACACTACCTCTTCTCAAGAGCCATGGTGCTCCTATCCGACCTGGTGCTGGATGAGGTCCATCTCCTCTCGGACAGCACTAAGTCCCTGAACTTCCTCGTGGCCCTGATCAGGATCTTCGCCGAACACGGGGGTAGGATCACCTTCATGTCCGCTACCATCCCCAACTCCCTGAAAAAGCTTCTAAGGGATGAATGTAAAGATATTGGGATCTCTATCGTAGAATTTTCGGAGGATTCTGATGAAGATTTTCTGAATGAGAGAAAAAGGAAGAGATATAGCTTAAGTCTGGAGAAGCTCCGCCCTGAGGACAAGTTCGACGGGATCCTCGAGTTCTTAAGGGAGGCGAGGAGAGACGGTTTCAGGAGGTCCATAGTGGTATTCAACACGGTGAGGGAGGCCATATCGTTCTACGACAGGGTTAGGAGGGATGGAAGCCTAGTGAGTGAGGATAAGCTCTTGCTGATCCACTCCAGGTTCACCGGGGAGGACAGGGAGAGGATATTCGGACGCGTTAAGGAACTAAGGGGGTCGGAAGAGTACCTAATAGTGTCCACTCAAGTGATAGAGGCTGGTGTGGATGTATCATCGGACATCTTCGTCACGGACCTGGCGCCAGCGGCCTCCCTGATCCAGAGGCTCGGGAGGTTCCTGAGGTACGACGAGAAGTGTGGAAGAGTGATGATATGGTATGAAAGCCTCGATGGGAATCGTTACAAGGGGGTTTATGACACTGAGCTAGTGCGCAGTACGCTACATTTCCTAGAAGACGAAAGTGACGTCAACTTCCATGTGCCCAGCAGCTATAAGCGGTTGCTCGATCACGTCTACCCAGAGTGCTCCTTCACAGTGAACCCGAGTGAGGTACGCGATCTGATCAACATACCCATGGCGCTGAGGGATCCATTTATGGCGATCAGGAAGTTCATGGAGCTTGAGGGGAGTTTCGTCAGGGAGAGTACGCTGGTTCCGGTCGTCCCAAGCTCCTTAGTGAGGGATCACTTACGGGTTGAGGACATGCTGATACCCATGGACCTATCCGTGGTCTGTAGGATCAGGCCGGATGAGGAGCTAGTGCGCAAGGGTTGCTCAACTAAGGGCGGTAAGAGGTCCTCCCCACCTGAGAGAGTGCCTCCTGCGCACAGCGGGAGCGGCCCTACCTTAGTGGAGAGGGTGAAGATAGAGGATTCGTTCTGGCTGCCCGAGGAGAGGGTTAAGGAGAAGGTAATAAGGCACATGCTATCATCATGCTTCGTCGCCTTCATCATGAAGGGGCGTTACGATAGAGACTTAGGCATGGTGATCGAACATGAGGGGGAGGGTCCTTAG
- a CDS encoding CooT family nickel-binding protein produces the protein MCEGTAYLVEGPRETLLMREVMFLLLRDGKLVLVGEEGDERTLEGVKELRIDMLRHEIRVSTG, from the coding sequence GTGTGCGAGGGCACCGCCTACCTGGTCGAGGGCCCGAGGGAGACCCTGCTCATGAGGGAGGTGATGTTCCTGCTGCTCAGGGACGGGAAGCTGGTCCTAGTCGGTGAGGAGGGAGATGAGAGGACTCTGGAGGGGGTTAAGGAGCTGAGGATCGACATGCTGAGGCACGAGATAAGGGTGAGCACCGGGTAG
- a CDS encoding heterodisulfide reductase-related iron-sulfur binding cluster: MSGRSEAYYPGCSGRTTDRAYVETSLFVLRKLGLNPRLLEELPCCGTLEGELYSRELVRRLVSLINREAGGRVITGCSGCYSTINRNGGIAIHLVDFLVREVGLEEISSRVVRRLNARVAPYYGCLALRPRSLSIDDPEDPSVLESLLSLTGADPVDFPMRTKCCGGPLVLREPDAAVRMARSVVTSAKSSGAEVMATMCNLCHFMLDFYTSELPVVHFTQLLAYSMGMPVEELGLGELFNPPPLRMFGK; this comes from the coding sequence TTGTCGGGAAGGTCTGAAGCCTACTACCCGGGGTGCTCCGGAAGGACCACCGATAGGGCCTACGTCGAGACCAGCTTGTTCGTCCTGAGGAAGCTGGGTCTCAACCCGAGGCTCCTGGAGGAACTGCCCTGCTGCGGCACGCTGGAGGGGGAGCTGTACAGCAGGGAGCTCGTCAGGAGACTGGTCTCCCTGATAAACAGGGAAGCTGGAGGGAGGGTTATAACGGGCTGCAGCGGGTGCTATAGCACTATAAACAGGAACGGAGGGATTGCGATCCATTTGGTGGACTTCTTAGTTAGGGAAGTCGGGCTGGAGGAGATATCGTCGAGGGTGGTGAGGAGGCTGAACGCGAGGGTGGCCCCTTACTACGGCTGCCTCGCCCTCAGGCCCAGGAGCCTATCGATAGACGACCCTGAGGACCCGAGCGTTCTGGAGTCGCTTCTCTCACTGACCGGAGCCGATCCGGTTGACTTTCCAATGAGGACAAAGTGTTGTGGTGGCCCCCTTGTCCTCAGGGAACCCGACGCAGCTGTTAGGATGGCTAGGAGCGTGGTGACCTCGGCTAAGTCATCCGGAGCTGAGGTAATGGCTACGATGTGCAACCTCTGCCACTTCATGCTCGACTTCTACACTTCGGAGCTGCCGGTGGTTCACTTCACTCAGCTGCTCGCTTACTCGATGGGCATGCCCGTTGAGGAACTGGGCCTAGGGGAGCTCTTCAACCCCCCTCCCCTGAGGATGTTCGGGAAGTGA
- a CDS encoding AAA family ATPase, giving the protein MGLRVIVAGKGGVGKTTVASLLSFFLASRGKRVLAVDTDSTPNLALSLGVPEEVRRGIVPIVKDEGLVEERTGARPGYGWGSYFKLNPSVGDVIERYGIPVTDNLSLLVVGSIDSAKQGCLCPAIALGRALMSHLLMEERDAIVVDAEAGAEVFGRGLAERFDHMLCVTEPTVKSMEVALKLAEMGRELGIRELSYIVNKFSGGEGERDRVSAKLGRCFFIPYDESLVRAEVEGRSLRELIGSSRAISALMSAFEEIFGGDAHA; this is encoded by the coding sequence ATGGGATTGAGAGTGATAGTGGCCGGAAAGGGAGGAGTCGGAAAGACAACAGTAGCCTCCCTCCTCTCCTTCTTTCTCGCATCGAGAGGGAAGCGGGTTCTAGCCGTCGACACGGACTCCACCCCGAACCTCGCCCTCTCGCTGGGCGTCCCGGAGGAGGTGAGGAGGGGAATAGTCCCCATAGTGAAGGACGAGGGCCTCGTCGAGGAGAGGACAGGCGCGAGGCCCGGTTACGGCTGGGGCTCCTACTTCAAGCTGAACCCCAGCGTCGGTGACGTTATAGAGAGGTACGGTATACCCGTAACGGATAACCTGAGCCTCCTGGTCGTTGGGAGCATAGACTCGGCGAAGCAAGGTTGCCTGTGCCCGGCCATAGCCCTGGGGAGGGCCCTGATGTCGCACCTACTCATGGAGGAGCGTGACGCCATCGTGGTCGATGCGGAGGCCGGAGCTGAGGTGTTCGGCAGGGGGCTGGCGGAGAGGTTCGATCACATGCTCTGCGTGACTGAGCCCACCGTGAAGTCGATGGAGGTGGCCTTGAAGCTGGCCGAGATGGGGAGGGAGCTGGGGATAAGGGAGCTGAGCTACATAGTGAATAAGTTCTCGGGCGGCGAGGGGGAGAGGGACAGGGTATCGGCCAAGCTGGGCAGGTGCTTCTTCATCCCCTACGATGAGTCCCTGGTGAGGGCTGAGGTGGAGGGGAGGAGCTTGAGGGAGCTTATCGGTTCCTCCAGGGCTATTTCAGCCCTCATGAGTGCTTTTGAGGAGATCTTCGGTGGTGATGCTCATGCCTAA